The following are encoded in a window of Coregonus clupeaformis isolate EN_2021a unplaced genomic scaffold, ASM2061545v1 scaf0526, whole genome shotgun sequence genomic DNA:
- the LOC121559070 gene encoding interleukin-15 receptor subunit alpha-like isoform X1 has product MQLCLISLLLIIKVCRLSTVRRDVCPPPSQLNLTKPLNGYQENGYQENSSLRYQCVDGYVRKAGTSNLIRCKRTDQKLEWTRPTLMCIPDPSIPTTIEPSTTHKTTPSPTTHLSVPTKRVSPRPTTPSSPISQTLHPITGTQEVNTTVTVTTIIIDDITSVSAPTPSEYPVGGEITEKRSDTVIYAGVGVVVVTILLAAAIGVLMFWRRKGMQRLDLSPTQDEMEQINVVT; this is encoded by the exons ATGCAGCTGTGTCTAATTTCCCTCCTTCTTATCATCAAAGTGTGTCGACTCAGTACTGTCAGGCGAG ACGTGTGCCCACCCCCGTCTCAGTTGAATCTCACCAAGCCCCTGAACGGTTATCAAGAAAACGGTTATCAAGAAAACAGCTCTCTGCGCTACCAGTGTGTGGATGGCTATGTGAGGAAGGCGGGGACCTCCAATCTCATCAGGTGCAAACGGACTGATCAGAAGCTTGAGTGGACACGCCCAACACTGATGTGCATTC CTGACCCATCTATTCCAACTACGATAGAAC CTTCAACAACCCACAAGACAACTCCATCTCCCACAACGCACCTCTCAGTGCCCACAAAGAGAGTTAGCCCAAGACCAACCACTCCCAGTTCACCAATATCTCAAACACTGC ATCCTATCACAGGGACCCAAGAGGTCAATACTACGGTTACAGTGACAACCATCATCATCGATGACATCACATCAGTATCAGCCCCAACTCCCAGTGAGTATCCAGTTGGCG gtGAAATAACTGAGAAGAGATCTGATACAGTCATATATGCAG GTGTAGGCGTTGTGGTGGTAACAATATTGCTGGCTGCAGCGATTGGAGTACTAATGTTTTGGAGAAGGAAAGG GATGCAGCGGCTTGATCTGTCGCCAACACAAGACGAAATGGAGCAAATTAATGTTGTGACATGA
- the LOC121559070 gene encoding uncharacterized protein LOC121559070 isoform X3, with product MQLCLISLLLIIKVCRLSTVRRDVCPPPSQLNLTKPLNGYQENGYQENSSLRYQCVDGYVRKAGTSNLIRCKRTDQKLEWTRPTLMCIPSTTHKTTPSPTTHLSVPTKRVSPRPTTPSSPISQTLHPITGTQEVNTTVTVTTIIIDDITSVSAPTPSEYPVGGEITEKRSDTVIYAGVGVVVVTILLAAAIGVLMFWRRKGMQRLDLSPTQDEMEQINVVT from the exons ATGCAGCTGTGTCTAATTTCCCTCCTTCTTATCATCAAAGTGTGTCGACTCAGTACTGTCAGGCGAG ACGTGTGCCCACCCCCGTCTCAGTTGAATCTCACCAAGCCCCTGAACGGTTATCAAGAAAACGGTTATCAAGAAAACAGCTCTCTGCGCTACCAGTGTGTGGATGGCTATGTGAGGAAGGCGGGGACCTCCAATCTCATCAGGTGCAAACGGACTGATCAGAAGCTTGAGTGGACACGCCCAACACTGATGTGCATTC CTTCAACAACCCACAAGACAACTCCATCTCCCACAACGCACCTCTCAGTGCCCACAAAGAGAGTTAGCCCAAGACCAACCACTCCCAGTTCACCAATATCTCAAACACTGC ATCCTATCACAGGGACCCAAGAGGTCAATACTACGGTTACAGTGACAACCATCATCATCGATGACATCACATCAGTATCAGCCCCAACTCCCAGTGAGTATCCAGTTGGCG gtGAAATAACTGAGAAGAGATCTGATACAGTCATATATGCAG GTGTAGGCGTTGTGGTGGTAACAATATTGCTGGCTGCAGCGATTGGAGTACTAATGTTTTGGAGAAGGAAAGG GATGCAGCGGCTTGATCTGTCGCCAACACAAGACGAAATGGAGCAAATTAATGTTGTGACATGA
- the LOC121559070 gene encoding interleukin-15 receptor subunit alpha-like isoform X2, whose product MQLCLISLLLIIKVCRLSTVRRDVCPPPSQLNLTKPLNGYQENGYQENSSLRYQCVDGYVRKAGTSNLIRCKRTDQKLEWTRPTLMCIPDPSIPTTIEPSTTHKTTPSPTTHLSVPTKRVSPRPTTPSSPISQTLHPITGTQEVNTTVTVTTIIIDDITSVSAPTPSEITEKRSDTVIYAGVGVVVVTILLAAAIGVLMFWRRKGMQRLDLSPTQDEMEQINVVT is encoded by the exons ATGCAGCTGTGTCTAATTTCCCTCCTTCTTATCATCAAAGTGTGTCGACTCAGTACTGTCAGGCGAG ACGTGTGCCCACCCCCGTCTCAGTTGAATCTCACCAAGCCCCTGAACGGTTATCAAGAAAACGGTTATCAAGAAAACAGCTCTCTGCGCTACCAGTGTGTGGATGGCTATGTGAGGAAGGCGGGGACCTCCAATCTCATCAGGTGCAAACGGACTGATCAGAAGCTTGAGTGGACACGCCCAACACTGATGTGCATTC CTGACCCATCTATTCCAACTACGATAGAAC CTTCAACAACCCACAAGACAACTCCATCTCCCACAACGCACCTCTCAGTGCCCACAAAGAGAGTTAGCCCAAGACCAACCACTCCCAGTTCACCAATATCTCAAACACTGC ATCCTATCACAGGGACCCAAGAGGTCAATACTACGGTTACAGTGACAACCATCATCATCGATGACATCACATCAGTATCAGCCCCAACTCCCA gtGAAATAACTGAGAAGAGATCTGATACAGTCATATATGCAG GTGTAGGCGTTGTGGTGGTAACAATATTGCTGGCTGCAGCGATTGGAGTACTAATGTTTTGGAGAAGGAAAGG GATGCAGCGGCTTGATCTGTCGCCAACACAAGACGAAATGGAGCAAATTAATGTTGTGACATGA